A single region of the Gadus morhua chromosome 5, gadMor3.0, whole genome shotgun sequence genome encodes:
- the si:ch211-15d5.11 gene encoding nuclear receptor coactivator 7 isoform X1 — MAQSMRRSTTLGTMDPKVQRDTARTGYFGNVKNRLGSKLAASASQELSKSPLGAGPGAGCGPRGAGPGAKCGPLGPEPEAPEARCGATEARPGGGRPFHAEASGAVHHIRNPKLRQYYLQGSSSECQPARQEGPGCKTPHNDTVFSITSQSDVQPAPPSTTSSSSTPAVLPQMGRQAAAVPSPAELRWSGADQGTTPGPEGTPPGGGPSPSPDAEYDKLLDVEAVPMPDGKLCLLTLPPECCQGEGPEAVPYLKLFCRYITDCKGVVSGILLVTSTKLFFDPCKAHPLVVEHGWEEYLLSVSLERLASVSLYSDISHVRFSQSQHRWRGKKSSLRTPPPGVCDSLTSSTTTKQEVEAPALASSGPSGPSSRPSGEDGGSADTSEAGKPPQSGGPPGTHSEGGARDSAGASDPEPKKEEESGWRRLLAAPGSRAPGGPGALMFVRLRTLEKEKTPAGPQRAGGPQPGGDAWLALSQESSEQLFSYLSRWRPETRLLEGEEEERDGDACEEEFVLIEDDEEEHRVAKSDRHAGEDWEMLSIENGGSQPALLRDPEDQQTLPRDPEGLADILEASCILEASHVTELCTELPPRTIGHAWQLTYSTSCHGFSLKSLYRRLRASDSPALIVIKDALDQVFGSFLSHPLRPSDTFYGTGETFLFMLHPRFKCFRWTGENTFFIKGNLDSFAIGGGSGHFGLWLDETLYRGRSQPCYTFNNCCLSEEDDFHVIAMEVWTFN, encoded by the exons ATGGCTCAGTCCATGAGGAGGTCCACCACTCTGGGCACCATGGACCCCAAGGTCCAGAGGGACACAGCCAGGACCGGCTACTTTGGAAATGTCAAAAACAG GCTGGGATCCAAGCTGGCGGCCAGCGCCTCACAGGAGCTCAGTAAGAGTcctctgggggcggggcctggggccGGATGTGGTcctcggggggcggggcctggggccAAATGTGGTCCTCTGGGGCCAGAGCCTGAGGCCCCTGAGGCCAGATGTGGGGCCACGGAGGCCCGGCCCGGAGGCGGACGTCCCTTCCATGCGGAGGCCAGCGGGGCCGTCCACCACATCAGGAACCCTAAGCTGAGGCAGTACTACCTGCAAG GCTCCTCGTCAGAGTGTCAGCCAGCACGGCAGGAAGGACCCGGCTGCAAG ACCCCTCATAACGACACAGTGTTCAGTATCACCTCTCAGTCTGATGTCCAGCCCGCACCACCTTcaaccacctcttcctcctccacccctgcaGTTCTCCCCCAGATG GGGAGGCAGGCCGCCGCCGTGCCATCCCCGGCAGAGCTGAGGTGGTCCGGCGCTGACCAGGGGACGACGCCCGGGCCGGAGGGGACCCCCCCCGGGGGCGGCCCCTCGCCCTCGCCGGACGCAGAGTATGACAAACTCCTG gatgtGGAGGCGGTACCCATGCCTGACGGAAAGCTGTGCCTACTCACTCTCCCGCCGGAGTGctgccagggggaggggcctgaggCCGTCCCATACCTCAAACTGTTTTGCCGTTACATCACCGACTGCAAG ggcgTGGTCTCTGGCATCCTGCTGGTGACGTCCACCAAGCTGTTCTTCGACCCGTGCAAGGCCCAccccctggtggtggagcaCGGCTGGGAGGAGtacctcctctccgtctccctggaGCGCCTGGCCTCCGTCAGCCTCTACTCGGACATCAGCCACGTCCGCTTCAGCCAATCCCAGCACAG GTGGAGGGGTAAGAAGAGCTCCCTGAGGACTCCTCCGCCGGGGGTCTGTGACTCCctgaccagcagcaccaccaccaagcaggaggtggaggctcCGGCCCTGGCCTCCTCGGGCCCCTCGGGCCCCTCTAGTCGGCCCTCTGGGGAGGACGGCGGCTCCGCAGACACGTCCGAGGCAGGGAAACCCCCGCAGAGCGGCGGCCCCCCGGGGACGCACTCAGAGGGGGGCGCCCGGGACTCTGCTGGAGCGAGCGACCCCGAGccgaagaaggaggaggagtctgGCTGGAGGAGGCTCCTGGCAG CTCCCGGGAGCAGAGCGCCaggcggccccggggccctgatGTTTGTGCGGCTGCGGAccctggagaaggagaagacccCCGCTGGGCCCCAGAGGGCCGGCGGGCCCCAGCCGGGAGGAGACGCATGGCTGGCCCTGTCCCAAGAGAG TTCAGAGCAGCTATTCTCCTACCTGAGCCGCTGGCGTCCGGAGACGAGGCtcctggagggagaggaagaggagcgagaCGGGGACGCCTGCGAGGAAGAGTTTGTGCTGATCgaggacgatgaggaagagCACCGGGTGGCCAAGAGTGACCGGCACGctggggaggactgggag ATGTTGTCTATAGAGAACGGCGGGAGCCAGCCAGCACTGCTCAGAGATCCTGAGGACCAGCAAACGCTGCCCAGAGACCCTGAGGGACTCGCTGACATTTTGGAAGCAAGCTGCATTTTGGAAGCCTCACATGTCACAGAG CTGTGCACAGAGTTGCCTCCCAGAACCATTGGTCATGCCTGGCAGCTCACCTACAGCACCTCGTGCCACGGCTTCAGCCTCAAGTCTCTCTATCGGAGGCTGAGGGCCTCCGACTCGCCTGCGCTCATCGTCATCAAGGACGCTCTCGATCAG GTGTTTGGaagctttctctctcacccactgaGGCCCAGTGACACCTTCTACGGCACGGGAGAGACCTTCCTCTTCATGCTCCACCCTCGCTTCAAG tgCTTCAGGTGGACTGGAGAGAACACCTTCTTCATCAAGGGAAACCTGGATTCATTTGCCATCGGCGGGGGCAG CGGCCACTTCGGCCTGTGGCTGGACGAGACGCTGTATCGCGGCCGCAGCCAACCCTGCTACACCTTCAACAACTGCTGCCTCTCTGAGGAGGACGACTTCCACGTCATTGCCATGGAGGTGTGGACCTTCAActga
- the si:ch211-15d5.11 gene encoding nuclear receptor coactivator 7 isoform X2: MRAGCSVTMGGRGLFQSLYRKYYRKYVYPKTPHNDTVFSITSQSDVQPAPPSTTSSSSTPAVLPQMGRQAAAVPSPAELRWSGADQGTTPGPEGTPPGGGPSPSPDAEYDKLLDVEAVPMPDGKLCLLTLPPECCQGEGPEAVPYLKLFCRYITDCKGVVSGILLVTSTKLFFDPCKAHPLVVEHGWEEYLLSVSLERLASVSLYSDISHVRFSQSQHRWRGKKSSLRTPPPGVCDSLTSSTTTKQEVEAPALASSGPSGPSSRPSGEDGGSADTSEAGKPPQSGGPPGTHSEGGARDSAGASDPEPKKEEESGWRRLLAAPGSRAPGGPGALMFVRLRTLEKEKTPAGPQRAGGPQPGGDAWLALSQESSEQLFSYLSRWRPETRLLEGEEEERDGDACEEEFVLIEDDEEEHRVAKSDRHAGEDWEMLSIENGGSQPALLRDPEDQQTLPRDPEGLADILEASCILEASHVTELCTELPPRTIGHAWQLTYSTSCHGFSLKSLYRRLRASDSPALIVIKDALDQVFGSFLSHPLRPSDTFYGTGETFLFMLHPRFKCFRWTGENTFFIKGNLDSFAIGGGSGHFGLWLDETLYRGRSQPCYTFNNCCLSEEDDFHVIAMEVWTFN; the protein is encoded by the exons ATGAGAGCTGGTTGTTCCGTCACCATGGGCGGACGCGGTCTGTTTCAGAGTCTCTACCGCAAATACTACAGGAAATATGTCTATCCAAAG ACCCCTCATAACGACACAGTGTTCAGTATCACCTCTCAGTCTGATGTCCAGCCCGCACCACCTTcaaccacctcttcctcctccacccctgcaGTTCTCCCCCAGATG GGGAGGCAGGCCGCCGCCGTGCCATCCCCGGCAGAGCTGAGGTGGTCCGGCGCTGACCAGGGGACGACGCCCGGGCCGGAGGGGACCCCCCCCGGGGGCGGCCCCTCGCCCTCGCCGGACGCAGAGTATGACAAACTCCTG gatgtGGAGGCGGTACCCATGCCTGACGGAAAGCTGTGCCTACTCACTCTCCCGCCGGAGTGctgccagggggaggggcctgaggCCGTCCCATACCTCAAACTGTTTTGCCGTTACATCACCGACTGCAAG ggcgTGGTCTCTGGCATCCTGCTGGTGACGTCCACCAAGCTGTTCTTCGACCCGTGCAAGGCCCAccccctggtggtggagcaCGGCTGGGAGGAGtacctcctctccgtctccctggaGCGCCTGGCCTCCGTCAGCCTCTACTCGGACATCAGCCACGTCCGCTTCAGCCAATCCCAGCACAG GTGGAGGGGTAAGAAGAGCTCCCTGAGGACTCCTCCGCCGGGGGTCTGTGACTCCctgaccagcagcaccaccaccaagcaggaggtggaggctcCGGCCCTGGCCTCCTCGGGCCCCTCGGGCCCCTCTAGTCGGCCCTCTGGGGAGGACGGCGGCTCCGCAGACACGTCCGAGGCAGGGAAACCCCCGCAGAGCGGCGGCCCCCCGGGGACGCACTCAGAGGGGGGCGCCCGGGACTCTGCTGGAGCGAGCGACCCCGAGccgaagaaggaggaggagtctgGCTGGAGGAGGCTCCTGGCAG CTCCCGGGAGCAGAGCGCCaggcggccccggggccctgatGTTTGTGCGGCTGCGGAccctggagaaggagaagacccCCGCTGGGCCCCAGAGGGCCGGCGGGCCCCAGCCGGGAGGAGACGCATGGCTGGCCCTGTCCCAAGAGAG TTCAGAGCAGCTATTCTCCTACCTGAGCCGCTGGCGTCCGGAGACGAGGCtcctggagggagaggaagaggagcgagaCGGGGACGCCTGCGAGGAAGAGTTTGTGCTGATCgaggacgatgaggaagagCACCGGGTGGCCAAGAGTGACCGGCACGctggggaggactgggag ATGTTGTCTATAGAGAACGGCGGGAGCCAGCCAGCACTGCTCAGAGATCCTGAGGACCAGCAAACGCTGCCCAGAGACCCTGAGGGACTCGCTGACATTTTGGAAGCAAGCTGCATTTTGGAAGCCTCACATGTCACAGAG CTGTGCACAGAGTTGCCTCCCAGAACCATTGGTCATGCCTGGCAGCTCACCTACAGCACCTCGTGCCACGGCTTCAGCCTCAAGTCTCTCTATCGGAGGCTGAGGGCCTCCGACTCGCCTGCGCTCATCGTCATCAAGGACGCTCTCGATCAG GTGTTTGGaagctttctctctcacccactgaGGCCCAGTGACACCTTCTACGGCACGGGAGAGACCTTCCTCTTCATGCTCCACCCTCGCTTCAAG tgCTTCAGGTGGACTGGAGAGAACACCTTCTTCATCAAGGGAAACCTGGATTCATTTGCCATCGGCGGGGGCAG CGGCCACTTCGGCCTGTGGCTGGACGAGACGCTGTATCGCGGCCGCAGCCAACCCTGCTACACCTTCAACAACTGCTGCCTCTCTGAGGAGGACGACTTCCACGTCATTGCCATGGAGGTGTGGACCTTCAActga